The sequence CAGGTAGTGAGTGTATTAATGATGAAAGAGAACTTGTTACTGATGAAGTAAGGGATGCACCAGCTAGGAATCCAAGTAAGAAAGTCTACTATGACACAACttgcaaaaaaatattttttgaattgtaTATGATATTTGAGAATGTTGTATAGTTTAGAGACGCATTGCAGACATATTCTATTCAAAAAGGTGTGAATCTTAAGTTGAAACCTAATGAAAAGGAAAGGGTTAGGGCAAAATGCACAAAGAAAGGCTGTCTATGGCATATCCTTGGTAGCATAGAAGGCAACGTTAGTAATTTTAGGGTGATTACATACTACACTGTCCATAAATTctacaagaaaataaggaacaaGATGTGTAACCCACCATGAATTGCAAAAAAATTCAAAGACAAAATAATTAGTGAGCCCCAAATTAAGcttcatcagattcaagccttaCTTAGGAAATCATATGGCTTGTATGTGAGTAAAACTTCCTGTAGAAGAGCAAAAATGATAGTTATGAAGGAGAATATGGGTGATTACAAGAAAGAATTTGCTAGGCTTCATGATTATGCAGAAATGCTAAAGTCTACTAATCCTGACACTATTGTAGTGATAAGGACATCTAAGGATTCAATTCCTAGCAAAGAGGTGTTTATGAGCATTTATGTCTGTCTTGAAGCATTAAAAACTGGATGGTTAGAAGGGTGCAAAAACATAATTGGCTTTGATGGTGCATTCCTAAATAGGACATGTAAAGGTGAACTGCTTTCCTGCATTTCCAAGGATGGAAATAATCAAATGTTCCCTGTGGCTTGGGCAGTAGTTGAAAAGAAATTAAAGGATACACGGTCTTGGTTTATCAGATGTCTCAAGCATGATCTAAACTTGACAGAAACTAAAAGAGAAGGGCTGACAGTCATGTCTGATATGTAGAAGGTATAGTTTCTAATACTCTTTCTTTAAAGTGTAATTGTTTTCATTTATGTTTAAGTTATAACAATATAGTTTTTATGATTGTAGGGTCTCCATCTAGCAATAACTCAGTTATTGACAAATGCTGAGATGAGATGGTGTGCTAGACATATCTGGGCTAATTGGAAGCAAACTCGGCCTGGTgaggaaagaaggaaaaaattcTGGCAGTGTGCAAGAGCTACATTTGAAGTTTACTTTAGCAAGAAGTTGGATGAAATGGACCAGCTGGGGGGAGATATTGTTCAAGACTTACTGAAATACAACAAGGAAATATGGTGTAGGGCATACTTCAAAGAACATAGTAAGTGTGATGTAGTGGAGCAACATGTGTGAGATATTCAATAGTTGGATATTGACAGCTAGACACAAGTCTATCATTACTTTGTTAGAGGAAATTAGAATCAAGTGTATGGAGAGGATGAATAGCATGAGAGAGTTTTCTGAAAAATGGGTAGGTGAGATATCACCCATGGCTATGGAAATACTTGGAGAGAATGCTCAAATGGCAGCCAAATGTGAAGTCAAATTTAATGGTAAAATAGGGTATGAGATCCAGGATGGGCCATATAAACATGTTGTTGACTTTAGGACATGTACCTGTACTTGTAGATCATGGCAACTCAAAGGAATTCCATGTGCACATGCAATTACAACAATGCATTATAAGAACTATGAGGTTGAGCCATATGTTGACCATTGGTATAGAAATGATACCTACCTTAAGGCATATAACAGATTCATTCAACCTTTAACTAGTATGAATTTGTGGCCAAAAAGCACACTGCCAGCTATTGAGCCACCTGTTATAACTGCAATGCCAGGAAGGccaaagaaagaaaggagaaaagcTGCTGATGAACCAAAGAAGAAGTTTGGGAAGGGTACAAGGATAGAGAGACAAATGAGATGTTCTTTGTGCAAGACTCTAGGATATAACAAGAAAGGATGCCCATCAGCAGTAAGTATTAATGTTTGTTTTGTTACTAATATTGAAAGAATTCAATTACTAGTGATAGTTTTGTTATGTATATGCAGAGAAACCAAGGGGGAAGGGCCGGAACTAGTTCAGTTATAGGTGAAACTGCTGAAAGTGGAACTGCAACATTAGCAGTAGCTGGAAGTGCATCAGTACCAGCAGTTGGATCATCAGCAACAACTGGAAGTGCATCAGTACCAGCAACCGGATCATCAACATCAACATCTTCAACTATGGAAAGTGTTATCTTCACTCCACCAATCATTGATCCAAGCACACAACAATCAACTAATGTTGTAGGAGGCCCAAAAAGGAAGACCAATGAGCCTAGAAGAGGTGGTGCAAATGCAGGGTCTAAGAGACCAAAGGCAACAGGATATGGTGTGCTATTTGATTCAAGTGGCACTATTATACATAGGGTAAATATTTCCACTCAATTACACAATGGTTTACTACATAATCCCTTACTCACAACCTGTTATTTTTGTGCAGTCTGGAACAATTGACAGAGTGGTACACAATCCTTTTACACTCATAAGTTCTGCTCCTACCAACATTGAACTTAGGTTCAAACCACCTGAACTAAAGTGGAAGGGCCGCGCGGCAGTTACACAAAGGCAGCTGCAAGAACAGAGTTACAGAAGGGCAAAGTCTGCTACAACCACTCAAGCCACACCAGTTACACAATCCACACCAAGCAGTCAAGCCACAACATATATTAATTGAAGTGCTCAACTGATATTTACATATGTATGTTTTTGTTGACTGTGGTAGACAATATTTTGTAAAGCTACTTCATTATGTATGTTTTTGTTGACTTCCTATCGTTAGCAATATTTTGTAAACCAACTCCCTTATTTTGAATGTTTTATTAACTGCCTATAACACATGCCATTATATTAGTACTTGTTGTTGTAATGGAGCCTTTGTCAATATATTCCATGAACAAAATTTTACATCAACACAAAATATGTAGCCTAAACCCAGGAAATAAGAAAGTGCACTATCAATCCTAAACAAATAACATAATAGCTAACATTAGAACAACTACAACTACAATTATAATAGCAGCAATTCTGAACTTCGGCCTTCCTTGTCTTCTTTGACAATGGCATCGATCACTCTTATTAATAAGAGCCACAAAAAGAGTCTTGTAGTGTTCTTCCTCAATCGCAGGATCAACCCATCTGAAAAAGCCACAACCTTCACCAATCTCATATCTTCGGCAGCCCAGGATCCTCCTTCCAGGATTGGTGGGTGTTCGTGACATTTTAAGATCTGCAGCAACTCCACAATAACACAAAGGTTCCTTCCTCATTATTGAAGGAGAAGAGGCGGCATTAGCTTATTTGTTGCAGGGGAAGCAGAAAAAAATCGACTTTCAAAACAAAAGGAGATGGCAAAAATTGATGGGTAACAAAGAATCACAtgaaaataaaattctatttttcactgttgaagctaacaaagaaaaaagaaggcaTCAGATTTGCTAAATTTAGCTTCCATAATGTTCAACAATGGAGAATAAGGTAGAAAGAAGAAGATGGCTGTTAAATAAGCTAAATTATTACTGCTAGGGCTTTTTTAACCGTCTTCACGCCCCTTACATGCGTGTGAATCACACACTGAAGCCACATAGGATAAGTCACGTTGGACAAGCGTTTATTATTCACGTTTTGAATGAGTATAAGTGTTTAATTGGCAAATATCTAAGTTTGGGGACCGGCATGACAAAATGGGCGAGTACATGTGCCATTTAGACTATTCtgcctttaaaaaaaaaattcatttcaaaGATGCTTCTTAAACACGAACTAAACccattttttttccaaaattaaactaAAACCATATTCAAACACCGTGAATATCTTCATGAACAAAGTCAAAGGGCCAATCTTATCCAAGTTTAATTTCTACAGAATTGGAAAGTCAAATTAATTTCTCTCTTTGTTTCTGAATCGTCAGATCACTCTCCATCCGAGCAAACTAGAGTTGCGACATGTTAAAGGCACTGAGCTTTTGCAGATGTTGTCATTACATTATTTATGTTTTTGTTATTTCTTTTTCACCCAAATAGTAAAAATTGACACCCTTGTTAATAGACGTAGATTTAGAATTTGAAGTTAATAGATTCGGGATTATAGTTCATTAAGTTACTGAGTTCTAAATTGATAATTGTACAATTATTCTGGCAAgtttttgtgaaataattccgTTTAAAAAAAAGACGTTGAGAGATTCTCAGAGGCAGCCGAACCGGGGTTATCCGTAATTGATAATGGCACAACAAAAAGTAAgacaaatataaaatttgaaaCAAAATTATTAGGTTTGCTTGAACCCGTATCCCGCATGCTAACTCCGTCCTGCTTGTTATCTCATGAAACCAGATATATCATCTGCCAAATATCTCATAAAACAACATTATCAACATCAAAGTTTGCTTTCTTACTTTTAGAGGTCAATTATAGATCTTATCTCAAGCACGCCTGTCTTCCACTTCTCCCAATTTTATATGTCAAAAATAGCATTTTTCGTGTATGCTTAAAAAAGACATTCcgttaatttaatttgagaatatCATTTAATATGTATCTACACTGAAGAAAAGTCGTTTcttaaaaatatctttaaaaaaatTCGAGAAACCTttaattttaagaatatttcatGCGTCTAGTAATTTCGTCTAATATGTTATACCAATCCTCAACTAATACGTTACGTTAGAAGAAAGATAAAAGATTAAAAGTTGACaggtaattaatattttgtttAAGGACAAGACTTTGCTCACATTCTTTTAATAAATAGGGCACTCTCTCTACATAATAAATCCAAGACACAGATCATATTTGTAGAGGGTTCAAAACATTTTTGAACTACCAGACTAattcaagaaaaaataataatcacaAATTACACGATGAATCAACATTAAGTAAAATATCAGACTAATAAATTAAAGTTTCATGGGCTGCTTCTCTTTTTGTTGAAACTGGTGGAGATTGCTTTAGATAAAGGTATCAAATGTGTGGGCTTAGACCTAATCCAACTTTTTGGGCCCATAATGCTCTCCTTCAAGTAAGGCACAGCATCTTCACTAGACAAAGTCCGTAACCAGTTTACCCTCTTATCTGAACTTGCACCTGGCCCATAACACTTGTACTCTGCAAAATATGATGTCCTGTTTCCAAGAAATAACAAAACCAAGTTCAATGTTTAAtgagtttaatttttatatactAGTAGTGTGAAAGAAACTTTACACTATGAAATCACTTTAAAAAGATGCACAAGGCATCATGACGAAGATTTGGAGAAGTGCCGCACCCCAAGGAGTATAATGCAAACAGCCTAtgctaatgcaagcattagtgactgCTTCCACGACTCGAACTCGTGACTTATAGGTCACACAAAGATAACATTATTATTGTCCCAAGACTTCTCTTCACTTAAAAGGATTGGAATTTATAACAAATTAAGATACATTGATAGCGGAAAAGTTCATTATGTTGTCAGTATTTATAAGTTAAATTGGCGTACCTTTGTCGGGAGGGGACATTCCAATCTTCCCAACCGTAGGGGAGAATGACGCTTGACATATAAGTTTGGGCAAAAACTACTCTGGCATAGGGACCCCATGGTCTACCAAGAATTGCACTCTTCACTCCAGTAATCTTGCATCCAACAAAGGTGAAACCTGTATTTTCCTGAGATGATTGTCTATGTTGTGctgttatagccccatttccttCTGAAAGTGAATGCAAATGGCATTTCTGCACAAAATaggaaataatgaaaagaaagaaaaaaaaccaacagtaaaaaaatatttatacaatcaaAAGGGCAATATATGAAATATCTCGCATTCATGCAAGGTCCCGGGAAGGACCGCACCCCAGGGCAAGGGGTGTGATATAGGCAGTCTAACCTGATGCAAGGACGGTGGTAATCACGAAGAGACAACTTTAAAGTTGCTCCAAGGCTACCCTTCATATTTATACAAATAGATTACTTAAAAACTAATTATTTTTACCTCAAAGAGAGAAGCGCCATTTCCACATATGAAGTCAGTGTCCCCTTCTATATAACAGTTTTTGTAGTAATGCCTCCCAACATCATCAAGTAATGTGTCCTGATGTGACTTAATTCTACAACCCACGAAGCCAACTCTATCTCCTTCTACCCTCAATGCTACTGCTTTAGCTCCTGTTCCATATGTGTTCTGTAACAGCAACAAAATAAATTTCACTTAATCAAAAAGctaatactacattttcaatgtTTAAAAATAGGCCAGTCGAGTGAACAAAACATTCTGCATTTACACAGTATTCGATAAAGGGCCGCACTCATAGAGGAGTGATGTAAACTGCCTACCATAATATTTAACTTGTTTAATTAGATCCGAAGTTAAGGTCTAATGGAATATTAATTTGTCGCATGCATAATAAGCGAATATAACCATGTTGCTGTTTCAACTGGCATCACTAATTAAAAataggatttaagttatatacactaaAGCTGAAAAATGTTTTATGCTATTACTTGTTATAGCAGGTTATTAACTTTGCTTTTAGAGTTATCCGTTTGTTACATAATGACGTGTCATTATACTACAACGATAACAACAACATACTTAGTGTAATCTTACAAGTAGAGTCTGggaaggatagtgtgtacgcagaccttacccctaccttataatAATAAGGTGTTATTATCTTACAAGTAATTTTACTCGATGAGCCGTCAGTGTATATTACTTTAAACTCAAAGTTGTAAACATGTGAATAAATAATATAACATATTAAAAGATccaatttttttggaaaaaagccccagaaaataaataaaaaaaacgaaaTATTATGCATGCAATTACATACCTGAATTGTAAGGTGGCGAGCCACGAAATCAGAGGCAAAAACGGTGAAAGTAGAGGATTCAAATATATCTCCAAAATCATTCCCTGTAATTATAGTATTGTTTACTGGTTTTCTACCACTGATTGTTATAAACGGCTTATCCGCAGGAACAACAATTTTTTCTCTGTAAATCCCAGGCTTAACcgaaataaatatatgttgcgAATTATGTGAAGGTACTGCGTCAATTGCATCTTGTATTTTCTTGAAATCTCCATTTCCAGATTGATCCACTTTTATCAAAATTGCAGTTGATAATTGAGTATTTGAGTCAGCTTCAGAACAAATCAGTAAATAGCTCATAGCTAATATAACAACCACCATCGCAGTGTACCCGTGAAAAGCCATAGTCAAAAGCCGTGACGGAGTCAGAAATTCTAACGAGGGGATTCAAGAATGCTACACCtacaattcaaaaataatattGATTGAGTTACCTTGCCGTTACACTAGAATCTTTCCTTTAAGTAAACGAGATTCAACAATATATATGTGTGCAGAAAAATTTAGTTTTTCTGTAATTTTCTAACGAAGGAAATTCAGCTGAACTAAGTACACCTAGCTAGAGGCGGACCCAGAATTTGAATGTTGGGATACACTTTTGTTTTCAACCAAAATCTGCTTTGTATACAGACTGTTACCACTAATATATCAGTATTTTCTAAAACTATATACATGTATTCATAAAAAATTTGCCGAACTTTCAGGGTACCTGTGACCCCTCACTTGATAATAGGTCCGCCTCTGCACTTAGCTCCGCCCCGTCCCAGAAGCTCAAAATTATGATCACAAACTTAGCTTTTTTAGGAAAAAGAATCTCTGAATTTAAGAAATGCAGCTTAAGAAAAATTGAATAATTACCTCCCTTATATATAGAATTGAGCAATGGCCAGTTGATCAAATTTCAACAAGTTTTCTTGTGAATAAAGCACTTCAAACTTCAATATTCAGGTCTTTCTCCAATAGTCAAAGAAAgacaaaaccaaataaataacCTCAATTAGTTTGCAGTATATAGCTACTATATTTAGCTTCAACTttcaaatcaaaaagaaaaagaaaggaaaaaagagaatgtATAGCAGTTTGATTAAGGTGGGGGGAAGTTGACAATAAGGAGAAGTAGGCGGGAAAAAAGGAGTGTAATATTCGGTTACTTTGCACGTAGAAATTTGGCGCCGTTATGGTTAAGAATTTGAATAGCCTAAAATTATTGGCAGTTTTTTGAAGTATACGTGCTAAACAACTTCTATATATAATGGAGAATAACCTTCCCTTTTGCCCTTTTTTGGTATGTGAAAAATTTGTTATTAGGATTAGTTATGTAACTGACGAGCTTGACGAGAAAAAATAATGTTTGACTGGTCGAAATGACTTATAACCAAGTCAACTTTTAGATGCATCAAAAAGGAAATAATTAGGCGTAATGTATATTCTTAGTCACTCCAAAAAATAATATCCgacaaaatatattttattatatatgtgtattatatacataaaatatacctattatataatatatattttgactAAGGAACACAATTAATTTCGATCGATCggtcaattttatattttgtccAAATAGTCTCAAAAGAGACAATCAAGTATTTCTACTTAAGGCGATGAGTTCAATTCTATCAATCGCGTGATCACTTCTACAATAATTAagtaaatgcaaaaaaaaaaaaaaaaagagggtggAATATAATGATTAATTAATTCAAGTGCTTAATGTACAAATAGGTATCGGTAGTTATATTATGGTTGTATCAGATTCTATTAGTTAAAAGTTGTAATTAACGAAATATTATTAAAATGTTTTATTATACGTTTGGTAACCAATGATGGTCGACCTAAATGTTTTCAATTCCGTGGATATTAATTAAAATTCATATATTTTCTAGTTTTAGTTGGCCAACGTCATTAGCAGATAATTAGTGGATAACCCTTTGTGTCTTGCTCAAGCTCTACATGCATAATTTTTTCTAGTAATCCTTAccatatttcttttaaattatcTTAAGGCAACCAAGGGTTATTAACTCAGGCAAAAAAAGAAATTCTCTTTAGCATTTATGAATTAAGTGTAGAAGGCAAATACCTTCTCCTTCTTTTTCTATAATGTAAATAAAAAGTCCATGTAAATTAAATACTAGTAATACATTACTACTAgcaaataataaagaaaataaaaataaaggagCAATAACATCCTCCGAACAAGAAAGTAATtattgcttcttcttttttcaaaactTTATATAGACTAGACTGAAATTTTATCTATTTGTAGACGGAGCGCCGATAGCAGCTCAGTCTTAAAGGAAGTTGCGAGTGTTATGTTCTTACATAACTTCCATACCAATATTAGCACGGAATTAGTGATATTAGCCCAAGTAACCTTATCAAACttccaataatattaaaatttttgCAGTTGCATCATTAACATATCTAGTATGTGTTTGATTTGTATAATTAATGCTGTCAAATTCTTCATGGAACGGAGTTCAAGATTTGGTCATCAACCATTTATATTTTCCTTCGTTGTTATACATTCTGATCATAGATAAGAGTTCAAGATTTGGTCATCAACCATTTTATCTTCATTCGTTGTCTTAAAATCTGAGATAATTCCGTTGTGGCACCAGAATTTGGTATGAAGGGGCCATAGGGTGCGTGTTTATCCTTAAaacgaataacaattaaatttgtatacgGTTTAATTTAAGGATACatggattgattcaacacaaataattaaaaatattagataaatgagttaaaaataaaatgaataatcaaaccaattgtgATGTTACGATTGGGCTCGAACCTAGGTTAAACTGTAGTTTTGCCCTCGATCGGTTCCTTGGTTCGAAACCATTACTATGAATGAAGAGCAACAATAAAGTAAGAACTTTGCAATAGCTAAAAAGCAGAAAAAATGAATTTATATTGACTTGGTtcgcgtgttacaatgtgttctGTTAAAGAAAAAACTTCCTCTTTATATAATAAGAGAGTTTTatccctagtacaattctaaaagGGAAAAAATCCTCCATTTTCGTTAATATTGCTGATCCGTAACCGATATCGGGCTAGATCTGCACCGTGATATCCGGTGGGGCAAGGATATCACAACCATCTATTAGTCGTGCGCAGCCGTTTGCCatatttttcgaggtcttagagcTCGCTTTGGGTACAGGAAGTGTTGCTTCATCACGTCTGATAATGAACACATCGCTCACCTGTTATAGGTCTTGACATAAAAGGCTCACATCCTCGATTTCAACGTATGTCCGTACCCTTCTTCCGTCTTCCTCATCGGGAAATCGGGTAGGCATTATTTCTGATTTCACTCGTATACAGTGCACATTATTAAAACTCATGCATTTCTATATATAATTTGGaagaaaatgacatcaaataTATAAACGAAACAATAGGTtatatctttttcttcttttctcgcAATAGGTTATCTAACTTCAACAGTCTAACTACATTGACTATTATTGATTTGTCACGATCACGAGTCACAAACTTTCTTAATTTTTCACCTAACAAAAGACTACATTTGCTAGTAGTTTACTAAGACAGTGTACAGAGATGGTAACGTCTAACGGTCTAAGGCTTCAGGTAGTTGAATGCTTCTCGTATAAATAAGCAGTAGCCAGAATTTTATTCGATGAGAATCAGAATATGAAAAAGTAAATATACGAAAAACCCAATGATACTTCCATTTGGCTTAGTTGACTAAAGCAGCTGATAAACATTAAGTGCTTAAAAACACTTTTAAATGCTGAAGCTGATTTACTAAATAAGTAATTACGTATTTGGATCAAAGTGCTAAAACTGATACTAAGCAGCTGAAGTATTTGACGAAAAAGTACCGATAAGTATTTTTTCTATTACAATACCTTAAATGCCCTTAAAGTTATTTACCGTAATAAGAACATAATTTTTACaagattttaaattaaaattggtTTAAGTATTAAATAATTTATGTCTCATTATCCTTTTAACTATAAATTGATTAGATaagattattttcttatatataaattaatttatgaTAAGTTAAAAAACAATCATAATCTTTAATATTATAATTAGTATTTTGACTAAATTTTATGAATAAATATAATTAAGAAGTACAtaaaatatttgtataaaataaatatgcaattAATGAAAGCTTGTGTGTTGTAATTAAATTAATTCATCCAACTATCATAAATATTCGAGCAATATAATCACGAGTTgccatcaatttttttttttggtttttcactCGGTGTTCGGTATCCgtattggagcccgactatattTGTATTCGCGCCGCGTAAGGTTCCATTCGGGGGAAAcgctccctaccaaggatttttccataccCAGGGCTCAAATTCCAAACCTCTAGTTAAGGGAGGAGCAGTCCCATCCATGCAAAAGTTTGGTAGGTAGCAAACAATGCAagcaaattttaaaaatttaaagaagaTGAATGAAGAGTGATTTATGACTGAGCACCTTTCTCACTTGCTTTTGATATAGAAAAGCTTCAAAACTCGAATATATTTTCTTGATGATGGCCGCAGAGTTATTGAATTTGGAGAAAGGACATGAAAAAGGTGAAAGAATGACGTCAAGAAAAGGGTCgagattaatattattttaataagtGTATTTCAGgaattataaaataatattagggatagaatagtaaaatatTTGGTCAAccctaaagtgcttataagctgaaactTGATAAGTTGAGATGACCAACTTATGTTTTATGACTTATTTTGGCTTATAAACAATTTTTAATTTATCGAACCCGTAGATAAGTCAAAAAGAACTTATAAGCtaatttgaccagcttataagcttagccaaacacagcttagccaaacaccctctaacaTATGCTCCTTGTGTATAAAAAAGAATGAACCTATTATTATTTAGAGAGTCAAACAAGATTTTCTTTAACtgtattttatataaataattcttaaatattttaaattattaattagcccgacttatagtactttttataTAGTGCCGAAACACatacattttattttttacaaataaCTTAAAGAATATATTCGAATTCACATCGAAAGTTTGTCAATTTGATCATCGTACTCCGAAAAGATTTACACGGATtgaaacttatatatatatatatatatatatatatatatatatatatatatatatatatgtatagtaTCTATAAACATGCGTTGTACGTTAATAATAATacatgatgatttaaatatttctttatatgaaggaacaataattttaaataatGAGAGAAactttatgtcacgacccgggATTTTcgccctcgagagtcgtgatggcgcctactcgtgaaagttaggcaagccgaGTGTTATTGATTCTATTACCCTTTTTCCTTAaccttttaacaatttcaaattaACATGTGACCAACAAcggaataataaaaattataaaagaaaTACGGAAGATGAAATCTGATAGTTTAACTGAATACTagtacaaaaattcaaaatacaaCTCTACCTAGGACTGGTATCACAAATGtcacggaccatctacgaatactacaaacagttgtctgaatagaaaaaaaatacaaatctgCCTCTGATATAAATAAAAACAGAATGGAAAGGATAGAaggtgacgccaaggcctgcgga is a genomic window of Nicotiana tabacum cultivar K326 chromosome 16, ASM71507v2, whole genome shotgun sequence containing:
- the LOC107831942 gene encoding putative pectinesterase 11, with product MAFHGYTAMVVVILAMSYLLICSEADSNTQLSTAILIKVDQSGNGDFKKIQDAIDAVPSHNSQHIFISVKPGIYREKIVVPADKPFITISGRKPVNNTIITGNDFGDIFESSTFTVFASDFVARHLTIQNTYGTGAKAVALRVEGDRVGFVGCRIKSHQDTLLDDVGRHYYKNCYIEGDTDFICGNGASLFEKCHLHSLSEGNGAITAQHRQSSQENTGFTFVGCKITGVKSAILGRPWGPYARVVFAQTYMSSVILPYGWEDWNVPSRQRTSYFAEYKCYGPGASSDKRVNWLRTLSSEDAVPYLKESIMGPKSWIRSKPTHLIPLSKAISTSFNKKRSSP